In a genomic window of Penaeus monodon isolate SGIC_2016 chromosome 27, NSTDA_Pmon_1, whole genome shotgun sequence:
- the LOC119590505 gene encoding extensin-like encodes MAQMFQSLRHTNLSTSSTQTSPPPKHKPLHLQHTNLSTSSTLTSPPPKHKPLLHQHTNLSTSSTQTSPPPAHKPLHLQHTNLSTSSTLTSPPPHTNLSPPQHTNLSTSSTQTSPPPSIVPPRPPTIHCILLSPQNLINSTSSTSTPTLILTSRLFWPDLKNDLVSRRINGTGGHYRVTCAVSYPGTRGIMLAMRRLRAGDV; translated from the exons ATGGCCCAGATGTTTCAGTCTTTACGA CACACAAACCTCTCCACCTCCAGCACACAAACCTCTCCTCCTCCAAAACACAAACCTCTCCACCTCCAGCACACTAACCTCTCCACCTCCAGCACACTAACCTCTCCTCCTCCAAAACACAAACCTCTCCTCCACCAGCACACTAACCTCTCCACCTCCAGCACACAAACCTCTCCACCTCCAGCACACAAACCTCTCCACCTCCAGCACACTAACCTCTCCACCTCCAGCACACtaacctctcctcctccacacacaaACCTCTCCCCTCCACAGCACACTAACCTCTCCACCTCCAGCACACAAACCTCTCCACCTCCGAGTATCGTACCTCCACGACCTCCAACCATCCACTGCATCTTACTCTCGCCTCAGAACCTCATTAACTCCACGTCTTCCACATCCACTCCAACTCTTATCCTTACCTCT AGGCTCTTCTGGCCTGACCTCAAAAATGACCTTGTCTCCCGCAGGATCAATGGCACGGGAGGTCATTACCGCGTCACGTGCGCTGTGTCGTACCCAGGAACACGTGGAATCATGTTGGCGATGCGTCGACTGCGCGCTGGTGATGTGTGA